In one Candidatus Rickettsiella isopodorum genomic region, the following are encoded:
- the radC gene encoding RadC family protein — MSITDWPAKERPREKLLSHGASVLSDAELLALFVRTGVRGKTALDISRELLLQFGDLRYIVAASLEQFTKSLGLGLAKYVQIQAAKELATRCLQENLEQRNTFENPQDVYEYLTHKLQSYPYEVFSCLFLDNAHRFIHFKELFHGSINEAAVYPRELIRQVYQHNAAAVILAHNHPSGIAKPSEADKRITQEIKTILTAIDVRLLDHIIIGEGRMTSFASQGLL, encoded by the coding sequence ATGTCTATTACTGATTGGCCTGCAAAAGAACGTCCCCGTGAAAAATTACTCTCTCATGGCGCCTCCGTCTTATCTGATGCAGAATTGTTAGCACTATTCGTTCGTACCGGTGTCCGTGGAAAAACTGCCCTGGATATTAGTCGTGAACTTCTCTTGCAATTTGGTGACTTACGTTACATCGTTGCAGCCAGTTTGGAACAGTTCACAAAATCGCTGGGATTAGGTCTCGCTAAATATGTCCAGATCCAAGCCGCAAAAGAGCTAGCAACACGCTGTTTACAAGAAAATCTCGAACAACGTAACACCTTCGAAAACCCACAGGATGTTTATGAGTATTTAACGCACAAGTTGCAATCCTATCCTTATGAAGTCTTTAGCTGTTTATTTTTAGATAATGCCCATCGCTTTATTCATTTTAAAGAGCTCTTTCATGGAAGCATTAACGAAGCAGCTGTCTACCCTCGTGAGCTCATCCGGCAAGTATACCAACATAATGCCGCAGCGGTCATTTTGGCACACAATCACCCTTCTGGTATTGCTAAACCCAGTGAAGCAGATAAAAGGATTACACAAGAAATTAAAACCATTTTAACGGCCATTGATGTGCGCCTATTAGACCATATCATTATCGGAGAAGGCCGTATGACCTCTTTTGCTAGTCAAGGTTTATTGTAA
- the rpmG gene encoding 50S ribosomal protein L33 — protein sequence MRDKIKLKSTASAYYYTTSKNKKATPNKLKFKKYDPITRKHEVFEEDKIK from the coding sequence ATGCGTGATAAAATTAAATTAAAATCTACAGCGAGTGCCTACTACTACACGACTAGTAAAAATAAGAAAGCTACACCGAATAAATTAAAATTTAAAAAATATGATCCTATCACTCGCAAACATGAAGTGTTTGAAGAAGATAAAATTAAATAG
- the ruvC gene encoding crossover junction endodeoxyribonuclease RuvC — MLNQETTNLSKNAIILGIDPGSCITGYGIIQIEGSQLSYLDSGCIKVSSAVFSERLEKIFTGLQTVVQQFAPNEAAVEQVFMHINPNAALKLGQARGAALVAAALAKLIISEYSARQVKQSVVGYGAANKQQVQHMVRLLLNLDRTPQADAADALAIAICHAQARQLEGRGLKQGFRRGRRR; from the coding sequence ATGCTGAATCAGGAAACCACTAACTTAAGTAAAAATGCAATTATTTTAGGTATTGATCCAGGTTCTTGCATCACGGGTTATGGCATTATTCAAATTGAAGGTTCACAATTAAGCTATCTGGATAGTGGTTGTATTAAAGTCTCAAGTGCAGTTTTTTCTGAACGCTTAGAAAAAATATTTACTGGTTTACAAACGGTAGTGCAACAGTTTGCACCGAACGAAGCGGCAGTCGAACAAGTATTTATGCATATTAATCCGAATGCGGCGCTGAAATTAGGTCAAGCTCGGGGTGCTGCATTAGTGGCTGCCGCTTTAGCTAAATTAATTATTAGTGAATATTCCGCTAGGCAAGTTAAACAATCGGTAGTCGGTTATGGAGCCGCTAATAAGCAACAAGTACAACATATGGTACGATTGTTGTTAAATTTAGATCGAACACCACAAGCCGATGCGGCCGATGCATTAGCCATTGCGATTTGCCATGCACAAGCGCGACAATTGGAAGGACGAGGACTTAAACAAGGGTTTCGCCGAGGTAGAAGACGATGA
- the rpmB gene encoding 50S ribosomal protein L28: protein MARVCQVTGKKPMVGHNVSHSNRKTKRRFQINLHVRRLWVAAEKRFVKLRITADGLRVIEKQGIDKVLATLRQRGEKV, encoded by the coding sequence ATGGCTAGGGTCTGTCAGGTAACGGGTAAAAAGCCCATGGTGGGGCACAATGTATCTCACTCAAACCGAAAAACTAAACGTCGTTTTCAGATTAATCTCCACGTTCGGCGCCTTTGGGTAGCTGCCGAAAAACGCTTTGTTAAATTAAGAATAACTGCTGATGGTTTACGGGTTATTGAAAAGCAAGGCATTGATAAAGTACTCGCTACGCTACGTCAGCGTGGCGAAAAAGTCTAA
- the aspS gene encoding aspartate--tRNA ligase — MQRTHYCHQLNQNLVNETVQVCGWIHHRRDHGGIIFIDLRDRSGLLQVVFNPEQADLFKQAETLRNEYVVQISGKIRLRPKGTENAHLKSGTIELQATQLNILNTSAPLPISIDAYTPVSEEVALRYRYLDLRRPEVQERFRLRTEVVKLIRRFYEEKGFLDIETPVLTKATPEGARDYLVPSRVHPGEFYALPQSPQLFKQLLMMSGFDRYYQIVRCFRDEDLRADRQPEFTQLDMEMSFCNEEEIQTLNESLIRYLFKELLEVSLPDPFPRMTYATAMQRYGSDKPDLRIPLELVDIADLVKDIEFKVFSGPANDTQGRVTALRVPKGADLSRKAIEDYTQYVTIFGAKGLAYIKVSDSALGLEGLQSPILKFIPEATVHAILQRVEAKKGDIIFFGAGTAKMVSESLGALRVKLGHDFNCVKNEWSPLWVVDFPLFEFDAQEKRWQALHHPFTAPKVNDISELQANPESCLSRAFDMVLNGCEVGGGSIRIHDTTMQSVVFDLLNINEAEQKEKFGFLLEALKFGCPPHGGLAFGLDRLVMLMTGAKSIRDVIAFPKTQTARCPLTSAPSPVSEQQLKELSLAIRKK, encoded by the coding sequence ATGCAAAGAACACATTATTGTCATCAATTAAATCAAAACTTAGTTAATGAAACTGTACAAGTTTGTGGTTGGATTCATCATCGCCGTGATCATGGCGGCATAATTTTTATCGATTTACGTGACCGCAGCGGTCTTTTGCAAGTGGTATTTAATCCAGAACAGGCTGATCTGTTTAAGCAAGCGGAAACATTACGTAATGAATATGTAGTGCAAATTAGCGGAAAAATACGTTTACGTCCTAAAGGGACTGAAAATGCACATTTAAAATCTGGAACGATAGAATTACAGGCTACGCAATTAAATATTTTAAATACTTCAGCACCGTTACCGATTTCTATCGATGCCTATACCCCGGTAAGTGAAGAGGTCGCATTGCGTTATCGTTATTTGGATTTGCGGCGGCCTGAAGTTCAGGAGCGTTTTCGCTTACGCACAGAAGTAGTGAAATTGATTCGACGTTTTTATGAAGAAAAAGGATTTTTAGATATCGAAACACCGGTGCTGACGAAAGCGACGCCAGAAGGTGCTCGTGATTATTTAGTACCGAGTCGTGTCCATCCTGGTGAATTTTATGCCTTACCGCAATCACCTCAATTATTTAAGCAATTATTAATGATGTCAGGATTTGATCGTTATTATCAAATCGTGCGTTGCTTTCGTGATGAAGATTTACGTGCTGATCGTCAACCTGAATTTACGCAGCTGGATATGGAGATGTCTTTTTGTAATGAAGAAGAGATACAAACACTCAATGAATCCTTGATTCGTTATTTATTTAAAGAATTATTAGAGGTTAGTTTACCTGATCCTTTTCCGCGCATGACTTATGCAACAGCCATGCAACGTTACGGTAGTGATAAACCGGATTTGCGTATTCCACTTGAATTAGTTGACATTGCGGATTTGGTTAAGGACATTGAATTTAAAGTTTTTTCTGGACCGGCGAATGATACACAGGGACGGGTGACTGCCTTACGCGTTCCTAAAGGCGCTGATTTGAGTCGTAAAGCAATTGAAGATTACACGCAATATGTGACTATCTTTGGTGCTAAAGGCTTGGCTTATATTAAAGTCTCGGATTCTGCATTGGGACTGGAAGGTTTACAGTCGCCAATCTTAAAATTTATTCCGGAAGCAACGGTTCATGCAATATTACAACGCGTGGAGGCAAAAAAGGGCGATATTATTTTTTTTGGTGCCGGTACAGCAAAAATGGTCAGTGAATCCTTGGGTGCTTTACGTGTCAAATTGGGTCATGATTTTAACTGTGTTAAGAATGAATGGTCACCTTTGTGGGTAGTGGACTTTCCGTTATTTGAATTCGACGCACAAGAAAAACGTTGGCAAGCCTTACATCACCCTTTTACTGCACCTAAAGTTAATGATATTTCTGAGTTACAGGCTAATCCAGAATCGTGTCTATCCAGAGCTTTTGATATGGTATTAAACGGTTGTGAAGTTGGTGGCGGATCAATCCGTATTCATGATACGACGATGCAATCGGTGGTGTTTGATTTATTAAATATTAACGAAGCAGAACAGAAAGAAAAATTTGGTTTTTTACTCGAAGCACTTAAATTTGGTTGCCCACCACATGGTGGGTTGGCCTTTGGATTGGATCGTTTGGTGATGTTGATGACGGGAGCAAAATCGATACGTGATGTCATTGCTTTTCCAAAAACACAGACTGCTCGCTGTCCGTTGACGAGTGCTCCGAGCCCCGTTTCCGAGCAACAATTAAAAGAGTTATCATTAGCGATTCGTAAAAAATAA
- the prfB gene encoding peptide chain release factor 2 (programmed frameshift), which yields MFETAPIIQKIKELENRSSELRRYLDYPSKLEKLQELNHELQDPTLWNDPGKAQHLGKERAQLQQIVEIFQQLKKGLSDIKDLHDLAVNEGADDLLATLPQELKLLETRLEQLEFRRMFPHELDKNSAYLEIQAGSGGTEAQDWAEMLLRMYLRWGEQNYFKVDLIEVSAGEVAGIKSATIKFEGEYAYGWLRTETGVHRLVRLSPFDANKRRHTSFAAVFVSPEVDESIDIEINAADLRIDTYRASGAGGQHVNRTDSAVRITHIPSGVVVQSQSDRSQHKNRDQAMKQLRAKLYELELRKRAEEKQNQEFLKRDIGWGSQIRSYILDDARIKDLRTGVETGNTQAVLNGHLNPFLIASLKAGL from the exons ATGTTTGAAACGGCACCCATTATTCAAAAAATCAAAGAACTTGAAAACCGTAGTAGTGAATTACGGAGGTACCTT GACTATCCCAGTAAACTTGAAAAACTCCAAGAGTTAAATCATGAGTTACAAGATCCGACTCTCTGGAATGATCCTGGAAAAGCTCAACACTTAGGCAAAGAGCGCGCGCAATTGCAGCAAATTGTCGAGATCTTTCAGCAATTGAAAAAGGGTCTTAGCGATATCAAAGATCTGCATGATTTAGCTGTTAATGAAGGGGCTGATGATTTATTAGCTACGCTGCCTCAAGAATTGAAACTATTAGAAACCCGTCTAGAACAACTCGAATTTAGACGAATGTTTCCACATGAATTAGATAAAAATTCTGCGTATTTAGAAATACAAGCCGGCTCAGGGGGTACTGAAGCGCAAGATTGGGCAGAAATGTTATTACGTATGTATCTACGTTGGGGAGAACAAAATTATTTTAAAGTTGATTTAATAGAAGTCTCTGCCGGCGAAGTTGCAGGAATAAAAAGTGCCACGATTAAATTTGAAGGTGAATATGCTTATGGTTGGTTGCGTACCGAAACCGGCGTGCATCGCTTAGTCCGTTTATCGCCTTTTGATGCGAACAAACGCCGTCATACGTCCTTTGCAGCAGTATTTGTATCACCCGAAGTTGATGAGTCCATCGATATAGAAATTAATGCAGCGGATTTACGTATTGATACCTATCGTGCTAGTGGTGCAGGTGGACAACATGTTAATCGTACCGATTCGGCAGTGCGCATCACACATATTCCTAGCGGTGTAGTGGTGCAATCACAAAGCGATCGATCGCAGCATAAAAACCGTGATCAAGCAATGAAGCAATTACGTGCAAAATTATACGAACTGGAATTACGAAAACGCGCTGAAGAAAAGCAAAATCAAGAGTTTTTGAAACGCGATATTGGTTGGGGTAGTCAGATACGTTCCTATATATTAGATGATGCGCGAATTAAGGATCTTCGCACGGGGGTTGAAACAGGTAATACGCAAGCGGTATTAAATGGTCATCTTAATCCTTTTTTGATAGCCAGTTTAAAGGCAGGATTATAA
- a CDS encoding YebC/PmpR family DNA-binding transcriptional regulator — protein sequence MAGHSKWANIQHRKNKQDAKRGKLFTKLIREITVAARMGGGDLNSNPRLRLALDKALSANMTRDTIDRATKRGAGGLDGAQMEEIRYEGYGPKGVAVLVDTLTDNRNRTVAEIRHAFSKFGGNLGTTGSVGYLFSKKGVITFPPGSEEERIFEIALEAGAEDAITYPDNSIDIWIEESQLASLTQRYQEKNLNLANSEVTWLASTKVELNDEDQEKLEHLIELLEDLDDVQNVYTNQA from the coding sequence ATGGCCGGACATAGTAAATGGGCAAATATACAGCATCGAAAAAATAAACAAGATGCGAAGCGGGGTAAATTATTTACTAAATTGATTCGTGAGATTACCGTGGCTGCTAGGATGGGTGGCGGTGATTTAAATAGTAATCCACGTTTGCGCTTGGCGCTTGATAAAGCATTATCTGCTAACATGACTCGAGATACTATCGATCGTGCTACTAAGCGCGGTGCCGGTGGTTTAGATGGTGCACAAATGGAAGAAATCCGCTATGAAGGATATGGACCTAAAGGAGTCGCTGTTTTAGTGGATACCTTAACTGATAATCGCAATCGTACCGTTGCTGAAATAAGGCATGCGTTTAGTAAATTCGGTGGAAATTTAGGCACGACGGGATCGGTCGGTTATTTATTTAGTAAAAAAGGAGTCATTACTTTTCCACCCGGATCTGAAGAAGAGCGTATTTTTGAGATTGCTTTAGAGGCAGGTGCGGAAGATGCTATTACTTATCCGGATAATAGTATTGATATCTGGATTGAAGAAAGCCAATTAGCGAGCTTAACTCAACGCTATCAAGAAAAAAATTTAAATCTGGCGAATAGTGAAGTGACTTGGTTGGCTAGTACTAAAGTTGAACTCAATGATGAGGATCAAGAAAAATTGGAGCATTTAATTGAACTGCTAGAAGATTTAGATGATGTGCAAAATGTCTATACTAACCAAGCCTAA
- the lysS gene encoding lysine--tRNA ligase, with translation MSHEKITISHNTEDLFSQRLAKLNDLRQISDAYPNTFRRDSLAADLYIQFEQANAELLHQKNFSVRLAGRVMLKRDMGKSLFLDIQDMSGKMQVYVKQDNIGLEDFEVIKRLDLGDIVGIVGVLFRTKTNQLSIKAEKVYLLSKSLRPLPDKFHGLSESDKEQRYRQRYLDLISNEKTRKTFQIRSQLINGIRQFLNQRGFVEVETPMMHVLPGGALARPFITHHNALDMELFLRVAPELHLKRLVVGGMEKVFEINRNFRNEGLSTRHNPEFTMLEFYQAYTDYHDLMDLTEQLIRELAQTILDTEQLTYQGETYDLSKPFKRLSVINAILEYNPQWQLKDVTELRTLQKIAADLKIPASESVGQLQFAVFEETVEQKLKQPTFITEYPIDVSPLARRNNDDPQLADRFELYIGGRELANGFSELNDPEDQAARFKLQSRSKLAGDLEAMPYDEDYILALEYGLPPTAGEGIGIDRLAMLFTDSASIRDVILFPLMRPETKSE, from the coding sequence ATGAGCCATGAAAAAATAACGATCTCCCATAATACTGAAGATTTATTTTCGCAACGTCTGGCGAAATTAAACGATTTACGACAAATTTCTGATGCTTATCCGAATACTTTTCGTCGCGATAGCTTGGCAGCTGATTTATATATCCAATTTGAACAAGCGAATGCTGAACTATTACATCAAAAGAATTTTTCTGTCCGACTTGCGGGTCGAGTTATGTTAAAACGTGATATGGGTAAAAGTTTATTTCTCGATATTCAAGATATGTCAGGGAAAATGCAAGTCTATGTTAAACAAGACAATATCGGACTAGAAGATTTTGAAGTGATTAAACGTTTAGATTTGGGTGATATTGTTGGCATTGTTGGTGTCCTATTTCGTACTAAAACCAATCAACTTTCTATAAAGGCAGAAAAGGTTTATTTATTAAGTAAATCCTTACGTCCATTACCAGATAAATTTCATGGTCTTTCTGAGTCGGATAAAGAACAACGTTATCGACAACGTTATTTAGATTTGATTAGCAACGAAAAAACTCGAAAAACATTTCAAATTCGTTCCCAACTGATCAATGGAATTCGTCAGTTTTTAAATCAGCGTGGTTTTGTTGAAGTTGAAACACCGATGATGCATGTTTTGCCTGGCGGTGCTTTAGCACGACCTTTTATCACCCATCATAATGCCTTAGATATGGAATTGTTTTTACGTGTGGCGCCAGAGTTACATTTAAAACGTTTAGTCGTGGGTGGTATGGAAAAAGTTTTTGAAATTAATCGTAATTTTCGTAACGAGGGACTTTCGACTCGACATAATCCCGAGTTCACGATGTTGGAATTTTATCAAGCTTATACCGATTATCATGATTTAATGGATTTAACTGAACAATTGATTCGTGAATTAGCGCAAACTATTTTGGACACTGAACAGTTGACTTATCAAGGAGAAACCTATGATTTGTCCAAGCCATTTAAACGTTTAAGTGTGATTAATGCCATACTTGAATATAATCCGCAGTGGCAGTTGAAAGATGTGACTGAATTGAGAACATTACAAAAAATTGCCGCTGATTTAAAGATTCCAGCGAGTGAGTCTGTCGGGCAATTACAGTTTGCCGTATTTGAAGAAACCGTTGAGCAAAAATTAAAACAACCCACGTTTATTACTGAATATCCGATTGATGTATCACCTTTAGCTAGACGTAATAATGACGACCCACAATTAGCGGATCGTTTTGAGCTTTACATCGGAGGACGAGAATTAGCAAATGGGTTTTCTGAGTTAAATGATCCAGAAGATCAAGCAGCACGCTTTAAACTACAAAGTCGATCGAAATTGGCGGGTGATTTAGAAGCAATGCCCTATGATGAAGATTATATTTTAGCACTGGAATATGGTTTGCCACCCACTGCTGGTGAGGGTATTGGTATTGATCGATTAGCGATGTTATTTACTGATTCAGCGTCGATTCGAGACGTTATTTTGTTTCCGTTAATGCGTCCAGAAACTAAAAGTGAATAG
- a CDS encoding DesA family fatty acid desaturase, with product MLYGVLNLSFWGYVVALLILTHITIVGVTVYLHRSQAHRALELHPAISHFFRFWIWLTTGMETKKWVSIHRKHHAKCETDEDPHSPQTRGIKKVFFEGAELYRDEAKNQDTMDRYGQGTPDDWLERHVYTKHSAAGIGLMFVIDLILFGIPGITIWALQMAWIPFFAAGVVNGIGHYWGYRNFECPDAARNIIPLGAFIGGEELHNNHHTFPTSAKFSVKWWEFDLGWVYIRLLQFLGLSKVKRVSPKLENIPGKSLIDSDTLAALITNRFQVLARYSREVLLPVLHEEKLKANTSSKALLKRAKIALIRTESLLNEEGKQQIAEVIDNHHMLALVYQYRLKLQAIWGRTTATQRELLEALQDWCKQAEATGVHALRKFAISLAGFSTQKKLT from the coding sequence ATATTATACGGTGTATTAAATTTATCTTTTTGGGGATATGTCGTTGCCTTATTAATTTTAACGCATATCACTATTGTGGGTGTCACGGTGTATTTGCACCGATCTCAAGCGCATCGTGCTTTAGAGCTGCATCCCGCCATTAGTCATTTCTTCCGTTTTTGGATCTGGTTGACCACGGGTATGGAAACCAAAAAATGGGTTTCTATTCACCGTAAACATCATGCTAAGTGTGAAACGGACGAAGATCCACATAGTCCGCAAACTCGAGGCATTAAAAAAGTTTTTTTTGAGGGTGCTGAGTTGTATCGTGACGAAGCTAAAAATCAAGATACGATGGACCGTTATGGTCAAGGGACACCAGATGACTGGTTAGAACGACATGTCTATACTAAGCATAGCGCGGCAGGTATTGGATTGATGTTTGTTATTGATCTGATTTTATTTGGTATTCCTGGGATTACCATTTGGGCTTTACAGATGGCTTGGATACCTTTCTTTGCCGCGGGTGTGGTGAATGGTATCGGCCACTATTGGGGCTATCGAAACTTTGAATGTCCTGATGCGGCGCGAAATATTATTCCTTTAGGCGCCTTTATTGGTGGTGAGGAATTGCATAATAATCATCATACCTTTCCAACTTCAGCTAAGTTCTCGGTCAAATGGTGGGAATTTGATTTGGGTTGGGTTTATATTCGCTTATTACAATTTTTAGGTTTATCCAAGGTAAAACGAGTATCACCCAAACTTGAGAATATTCCAGGAAAATCACTGATTGATTCAGATACTTTAGCCGCATTGATTACGAATCGTTTTCAAGTGTTGGCGCGCTATAGTCGTGAGGTGTTATTACCGGTCTTGCATGAAGAAAAGCTAAAAGCGAATACTAGCAGTAAAGCGTTATTAAAGCGGGCTAAGATCGCATTAATTCGTACTGAGTCTTTATTAAACGAAGAAGGTAAACAGCAAATAGCTGAAGTGATAGATAATCATCATATGTTAGCGTTAGTTTATCAGTACCGTCTTAAACTACAGGCGATTTGGGGCCGTACCACAGCAACGCAGCGCGAGTTATTAGAAGCCTTACAGGATTGGTGTAAACAAGCCGAGGCAACGGGTGTGCATGCGTTACGGAAATTTGCGATAAGTTTAGCCGGATTTTCGACGCAAAAAAAATTAACTTAA
- a CDS encoding FmdB family zinc ribbon protein — MPIYEYACKVCGHKFDTIQSFSEEPLIDCPVCKEPALKKLVSASAFHLKGSGWYVTDFKNPPVKANSTEKNKAENASKPVEPNKEVNKATEANAKDTVAAKPVDKASKTDKSGEKSS, encoded by the coding sequence ATGCCTATCTATGAATATGCATGTAAGGTCTGTGGCCATAAGTTTGATACTATACAAAGCTTTAGTGAAGAGCCTTTGATCGATTGTCCAGTATGTAAAGAACCGGCCTTGAAGAAACTTGTTTCGGCTTCGGCTTTTCATTTAAAGGGCAGTGGTTGGTATGTGACCGATTTTAAAAATCCACCAGTTAAAGCGAATAGTACAGAAAAAAATAAAGCTGAAAACGCAAGCAAGCCGGTAGAACCGAATAAAGAAGTCAATAAAGCTACAGAAGCAAATGCCAAAGACACCGTCGCCGCAAAACCCGTGGATAAAGCCAGTAAAACCGATAAATCGGGCGAAAAGTCCTCTTAA
- a CDS encoding EVE domain-containing protein translates to MNYWLMKSEPTCFSIQDLDKRPHQTEPWDGVRNYQARNFLQAMKKGDLAFFYHSSCPKPGIVGMIKIVNTAYPDKTALQVSDHHYDPKSTLSKPRWYSVDVQLIRIFKSILSLEDLKIQPELKEMRLLQKGNRLSVMPITTLEWQHIMAKECRQ, encoded by the coding sequence GTGAATTATTGGCTAATGAAATCTGAACCCACTTGTTTTAGCATTCAAGATCTAGACAAACGACCTCATCAAACTGAACCTTGGGATGGTGTACGAAATTATCAAGCACGAAATTTTCTACAAGCAATGAAAAAAGGTGATCTGGCTTTTTTTTATCATTCGAGCTGTCCTAAGCCTGGAATCGTTGGGATGATCAAAATAGTTAACACTGCTTATCCAGATAAAACAGCCTTGCAGGTAAGTGATCATCATTATGATCCTAAAAGCACACTCAGTAAGCCGCGATGGTATAGTGTTGATGTACAATTAATAAGAATTTTCAAATCGATCCTTTCTTTAGAAGATTTAAAAATTCAACCTGAATTAAAAGAAATGCGTTTATTACAAAAAGGTAACCGCTTATCCGTTATGCCGATCACAACACTTGAGTGGCAACATATTATGGCAAAAGAATGCCGTCAATAA
- a CDS encoding proline--tRNA ligase: MRSSHLYLPTLKEAPTDAEIKSHQLMLRAGMIRKLASGVYTWLPLGLRVLRKVEAIVREEMNRIHGQEVLMPNLQPAELWQESERWNAYGPELLRITDRHQRWFCLGPTHEEVITSLVRNEVRSYKQLPLIFYQIQTKFRDEIRPRFGVMRAREFIMKDAYSFHRDKASLAATYQNMYESYCRIFTRLGLKFRAVLADTGNIGGSQSQEFQVLAQTGEDQIFYSDSSDYAANAELAESLVINQRPAPMAPLKKEKTPGTKTITAVSNYLKISPQQCIKLLVVKGRQQPLVGLILRGDHELNPTKVKKLDEIAHPLTFAEETDILAITGVGIGYLGPIGLSIPLIVDRSAAVLADFVCGANEESFHYTHVNWKRDCPLPQVADLRQVQIGDPSPDGKGHLKMERGIEVGHIFQLGNKYSLAMDASITTEDGSLLPMEMGCYGIGVSRIVGAAIEQNHDEQGIIWPQAMAPFQVVIVPIAYHRSKQVNHAADTLYQQLSDAGIDVLLDDRAERPGLLFADSDLIGIPHRLVISEKTLQEKVIAYKARTEKNEHLLPDHDIINFLQKKLIP; this comes from the coding sequence ATGCGTAGCAGCCATCTCTATTTACCCACACTCAAAGAAGCACCCACCGATGCCGAGATAAAAAGCCATCAACTGATGTTGCGGGCTGGCATGATTCGTAAACTTGCTTCTGGAGTTTACACGTGGCTGCCATTAGGTTTGCGCGTATTACGCAAAGTCGAAGCTATCGTGCGCGAAGAGATGAATCGCATCCACGGCCAAGAGGTACTGATGCCCAATCTACAACCGGCCGAGCTTTGGCAAGAATCCGAACGCTGGAATGCCTATGGACCCGAATTACTCCGTATTACTGATAGACATCAACGTTGGTTTTGCCTTGGTCCGACACATGAAGAAGTCATTACCTCTTTAGTGCGTAACGAAGTACGTAGTTACAAACAATTACCCCTTATTTTTTACCAAATACAAACTAAATTTCGTGATGAAATTCGTCCACGTTTTGGTGTGATGCGCGCACGCGAATTTATAATGAAAGATGCTTATTCTTTTCATCGAGATAAAGCATCGTTGGCAGCCACCTATCAGAACATGTATGAAAGCTATTGCCGAATTTTCACGCGCTTAGGATTAAAATTTCGTGCAGTCTTAGCTGATACAGGAAATATCGGTGGGAGTCAATCCCAAGAATTTCAAGTATTAGCACAAACCGGCGAAGATCAAATTTTTTATAGTGATAGCAGTGATTATGCCGCAAATGCTGAGCTGGCAGAAAGCCTAGTCATTAATCAACGCCCTGCTCCCATGGCACCACTCAAAAAAGAAAAAACACCCGGTACAAAAACTATTACAGCGGTGAGTAACTATTTAAAAATATCGCCACAACAATGTATAAAATTATTAGTCGTTAAAGGAAGACAACAACCTTTAGTGGGTCTTATATTACGTGGTGATCATGAATTAAATCCTACTAAGGTTAAAAAATTAGACGAAATCGCTCATCCTTTAACATTTGCTGAGGAAACCGATATCTTAGCCATAACCGGCGTTGGTATCGGTTATTTAGGTCCCATTGGTTTATCTATCCCTTTAATTGTTGATCGTTCTGCTGCCGTGCTTGCAGACTTTGTCTGTGGCGCTAATGAAGAAAGTTTTCACTATACACATGTTAATTGGAAGCGCGATTGCCCACTTCCGCAGGTCGCCGATTTACGCCAAGTGCAAATCGGTGATCCCAGTCCGGATGGGAAAGGACATTTAAAAATGGAACGTGGTATCGAAGTGGGTCATATTTTCCAATTAGGTAATAAATATTCTCTCGCTATGGATGCCAGCATCACGACCGAAGATGGAAGTTTATTGCCCATGGAAATGGGGTGTTATGGAATTGGTGTATCCCGTATTGTTGGCGCAGCCATCGAACAAAATCATGATGAACAAGGTATTATTTGGCCACAAGCGATGGCCCCGTTTCAAGTGGTGATAGTGCCCATTGCCTATCATCGATCGAAACAAGTTAACCATGCGGCCGATACACTCTATCAGCAATTGAGCGATGCAGGCATAGACGTCTTACTCGATGATCGAGCAGAGCGTCCCGGTTTACTGTTTGCGGATAGTGATCTCATTGGTATTCCCCATCGTTTAGTCATTAGTGAAAAAACCTTACAAGAGAAAGTCATCGCCTACAAAGCGCGAACCGAAAAAAATGAGCATTTGTTACCCGATCATGACATCATTAATTTTTTACAAAAAAAATTAATTCCATAA